A single region of the Nicotiana sylvestris chromosome 6, ASM39365v2, whole genome shotgun sequence genome encodes:
- the LOC138870890 gene encoding uncharacterized protein has protein sequence MSGCQIAEASPDIVTSILTVQSHDVYAFIDPGSTLSYVTPFVAMEFRIEPDQFHEPFSVSTPVGESIIAAEVYRGYVVTIRGRDTIADLVELGMVDFDVIMGMDWLYSCFAKLDCRTRTTMLEFLNEPVVEWKGDSVVPKGRFISYLKAAKMIKTGCIYHLVWVTDTDTEALSLESVPIRNEFPDAFLDELPGIPPDREIDFGIDV, from the coding sequence ATGAGTGGTTGCCAGATtgcagaggcttctccagataTTGTTACAAGTATTttgactgtccaatctcatgatgtatATGCATTTATTGACCCCGGTTCtaccttgtcctatgttaccccttttgttgcaATGGAATTCAGGATAGAACCAGATCAGTTTCATGAACCATTTTCGGTGTCTACTCCGGTTGGTGAGTCTATTATAGCTGCTGAAGTTTATAGAGGTTATGTTGTCACGATACGTGGTAGGGATACCATAGCCGATCTTGTTGAATTGGggatggtcgatttcgatgtgataatgggaatggattggctttattcatgctttgccaaacttgattgtcgTACTAGAACCACAATGCTTGAATTTCTTAATGAGCCCGTTGTTGAGTGGAAGGGAGATAGTGTAGTGCCAAAAGgtcggtttatttcttaccttaaggccgcAAAGATGATCAAGACGGGGTGTATCTACCATCTAGTTTGGGTTACAGACACTGATACCGAGGCACTTAGCCTTGAGTCTGTGCCGATCAGGAATGAATTCCCGGATGCCTTCCTAGATGAGCTTCCTGGAATCCCaccagatagggagattgattttgggatcgatgtgtAG
- the LOC138870889 gene encoding uncharacterized mitochondrial protein AtMg00860-like: MGHVISGEGIMVDPQKIAIVKNWSRPTTPTEIRSFLGLVGYYRRFVEGFSTLASPFTKLTQKAVKFQWSDACERSFQELKSRLIITPVLTMTKGTKGFVMY; encoded by the coding sequence ATGGGTCATGTCATTTCCggggaaggaattatggttgatcctcaaaagattgcaatAGTGAAGAATTGGTCTAGGCCTACCACTCCAACggagattcgcagtttcttaggtttggttgggtactacaggagatttgtggaggggttttctactcttgcctcccCATTTACTAAATTGAcacagaaagcagttaagttccaatggtccgatgcttgtgaaaggagtttccaagaattgaaatcaaggtTGATAATAACACCGGTATTAACCATGACAAAGGGTACAAAAGGATTTGTGATGTATTGA